In Halobacterium noricense, the genomic stretch AACTCGACGTGACGCAAACCACGAGCACGTGCCTTTTCGAGGTGTTCTGGGTTCGTTTCGACGCCCAATCCTTCCGGGTACGTCCAGCCTTCCGCATCGCATACGCGTTCGACCGCAGCAGCGAACGGCGCACTCCCACAGCCAGGGTACAGGATACGTGCGTCGCTCGTCGGCGGGACGTCTCGGAACAACCGCCTGACTATTTGCTCGGCCAAATCATCGGGCGTAGGGACATGCCCTTTCATTCAGTACCCCGGATTATCGCTCCGTAGTACTTGTACGTACGTAAACTCACTCACTCGCTCCATCCCCGTCCGTGTCGAGGTCTCGTTGAATATCGATGTGCCCGCGGACGTGCGATGCGAGAGACCGAGCGAAACGTCTGAATTTGAGTTCCTCGTTTGGCTCCCAGTACTCGCCGTTCATTCCCCGTTCCTCGTCACTCAAGACGAATGCGGCGTCGTTGACCACTCGTTGTCGAACCATCCGCTTACAGAATAGTTCCATTCTATCGACGTACGTCGCGTCTTCGAACTCGTCGTCGACAGAGAAGTTCACCTCCCGCACGTCTGGTACGTTTCTCGACTCCTCGTTGTCAGCCATGAGCATCAAATACCCAATAAATGGCTGTGGTGACGGTTCAAACACGCCGTCTTCGTACGCCTGGATGAGGTCGGTGAAGCTCCCGATCCCTTCCTCGACTCTATTGTTCAGATTGTTTCCGAAACTGGAAGCTTGGCTTTTGTACTCAACGACTGCGAGTAACTCGCCGTCGTGTACGACTGCGGTATCCCACCCCTTTTCGTGTCGATAGTAGCCCGGGAGCGTCGCGTAGTAATCGTGTTTCACCGAGGACTCCGGCACACCTGCCTCGATTAGGATGTCCTGGACGAGACCGGCGAATGAATCCATCTGCTTCCCGCCGAGGACTTCCGCGCGTTTCCCGCGTGTCGAGTCTTCCGAGTCGCGTTGGTCTTCGGCCTGCCCCGACCGAGTTTCCCAGTACCACTGCACCGCATCGCCAACTTCGGACTCGAAGTCGTCTATCATGCTTGGCACTGACTAGGGAAACACTGTATGCATGCCGATTCAGAGTGATAATCGGAAATCTTAGCATCCAAGCTAGTAGTTGTTATACTCACACTCCTTGGAGCGGGAGGCGGATCCAGCGACGAATAGGACCCCTGTTCGACGGATATCCTGGGTGATGTCCTTCTGCTTGGAGGTCACCGTTCACGACGCGGAGGCAGTACAGTTAGATGTCGACCGTTCGAATCCACGCCTCGCCACTGCGCGTTTTCGCTTCACTTCGTTCCGCGAAAATGCTCATGGGTCGGGGCGGATTCGAACCGCCGACCTGCTCCGTGTGAAGGAGCCGTCATAACCGGA encodes the following:
- a CDS encoding PaeR7I family type II restriction endonuclease; this translates as MIDDFESEVGDAVQWYWETRSGQAEDQRDSEDSTRGKRAEVLGGKQMDSFAGLVQDILIEAGVPESSVKHDYYATLPGYYRHEKGWDTAVVHDGELLAVVEYKSQASSFGNNLNNRVEEGIGSFTDLIQAYEDGVFEPSPQPFIGYLMLMADNEESRNVPDVREVNFSVDDEFEDATYVDRMELFCKRMVRQRVVNDAAFVLSDEERGMNGEYWEPNEELKFRRFARSLASHVRGHIDIQRDLDTDGDGASE